In Anguilla rostrata isolate EN2019 chromosome 1, ASM1855537v3, whole genome shotgun sequence, a genomic segment contains:
- the scmh1 gene encoding polycomb protein SCMH1, with the protein MRKPGPQKATEWKDGRRIRHARSGRPSRVPAQYQGHFSWDKYLKETGAIAAPAHCFRQSATPPANEFKAGMKLEAQDPRNTTSTCIATVVGLTGSRLRLRLDGSDNKNDFWRLVDSSEIQPIGNCEKNGGMLQPPLGERGGGGGLGGTNQEL; encoded by the exons ATGAGGAAACCGGGCCCACAGAAAG cGACTGAGTGGAAGGATGGCAGAAGGATCAGACATGCCCGAAGCGGTCGGCCCTCACGGGTCCCAGCCCAGTACCAAG GGCACTTCAGCTGGGATAAGTACCTGAAGGAGACAGGTGCCATCGCTGCCCCCGCCCACTGTTTCAGGCAG agtGCCACGCCCCCCGCTAACGAGTTCAAGGCGGGGATGAAGCTGGAGGCGCAGGACCCGCGGaacaccacctccacctgcatCGCCACGGTGGTGGGGCTGACCGGCTCCCGGCTGAGGCTCCGCCTCGACGGCAGCGACAACAAGAACGACTTCTGGCGCCTGGTCGACTCGTCCGAGATCCAGCCAATCGGGAACTGCGAGAAGAACGGGGGCATGCTGCAGCCGCCGCtgggtgagcgggggggggggggtggccttGGGGGAACCAATCAGGAACTGTGA